Proteins from one Setaria italica strain Yugu1 chromosome V, Setaria_italica_v2.0, whole genome shotgun sequence genomic window:
- the LOC101773693 gene encoding Werner Syndrome-like exonuclease: MDETDVIEVTFGDDVIATTVTSSGEAVEAWLAEVRAAPSSSLVVGLDVEWRPSRRSDQNPVATLQLCVGRRCLIFQLLHADRVPRALAEFLGDRGVRFVGVGVEADAERLSDDHELVVANAVDLRGLAAEGMGRPELRQAGLRAIVAAVMGVNLVKPQRVTMSRWDASCLSYEQIRYACIDAFVSFEVGRKLLAGEAVAAADPAVPAGEAAAAADPAVPAVAGAVAVARVP; this comes from the coding sequence ATGGACGAGACCGACGTGATCGAGGTGACCTTCGGGGACGACGTGATCGCCACCACCGTCACGTCCTCCGGCGAGGCCGTGGAGGCCTGGCTCGCCGAGGTCCGCGCCGCGCCCAGCAGCAGCCTCGTCGTCGGGCTCGACGTCGAGTGGCGCCCCAGCAGGCGCTCCGACCAGAACCCCGTGGCCACGCTGCAGCTCTgcgtcggccgccgctgcctcatCTTCCAGCTTCTCCATGCCGACCGCGTCCCCCGCGCGCTGGCGGAGTTCCTCGGCGACCGCGGCGTCCGcttcgtcggcgtcggcgtggaGGCAGATGCCGAGCGGCTCAGCGACGACCACGAGCTGGTGGTGGCCAACGCGGTGGACCTGCGGGGCCTCGCGGCGGAGGGGATGGGCCGCCCGGAGCTCCGCCAGGCGGGGCTGCGCGCCATCGTGGCCGCCGTCATGGGCGTCAACCTCGTGAAGCCGCAGAGGGTGACCATGAGCCGCTGGGACGCGTCCTGCCTCAGCTACGAGCAGATCAGGTACGCCTGCATCGACGCCTTCGTCTCCTTCGAGGTTGGCCGCAAGCTGCTGGCTggagaggcggtggcggcggctgatCCAGCGGTTCCAgctggcgaggcggcggcggcggctgatcCAGCGGTTCCAGCTGTCGCAGGTGCGGTGGCCGTCGCGCGAGTCCCGTGA
- the LOC111257284 gene encoding Werner Syndrome-like exonuclease has translation MGETKVYTVRFEGDAITTTVTSSCEAVEDWLDEVRSVHRRRLHKLVVGLDVEWRPLFGPGYSPTALLQLCVGRRCLIFQLLHADYIPEALAEFLADPDFRFVGVGVEADAERLSNDYNMQVTNTVDLAELAAEEMGRPDLRNAGMKAIASAVMGANVDKPQWVRLGPWDAYDLSHEQVEYACVDAFVSFKVGRMLLTGDY, from the coding sequence ATGGGCGAGACCAAGGTGTACACCGTGAGGTTCGAGGGCGACGCGATCACCACCACCGTGACATCCTCCTGCGAGGCCGTGGAGGACTGGCTCGACGAGGTCCGctccgtccaccgccgccgcctgcacaAGCTCGTCGTCGGGCTGGACGTGGAGTGGAGGCCCCTCTTCGGCCCCGGGTACAGCCCCACCGCGCTCCTCCAGCTCTgcgtcggccgccgctgcctcatCTTCCAGCTCCTCCACGCCGACTACATCCCCGAGGCGCTGGCCGAGTTCCTCGCCGACCCCGACTTCAGATTCGTCGGCGTGGGCGTGGAGGCGGACGCGGAGCGGCTCAGCAACGACTACAACATGCAGGTGACCAACACGGTGGACCTGGCCGAGCTCGCGGCGGAGGAGATGGGCCGTCCGGACCTCCGCAACGCGGGGATGAAGGCCATCGCGAGCGCCGTCATGGGCGCCAACGTCGACAAGCCGCAGTGGGTGAGGCTTGGCCCCTGGGACGCCTACGACCTCTCCCACGAACAGGTCGAGTACGCCTGCGTCGACGCCTTCGTCTCCTTCAAGGTCGGCCGTATGCTGCTCACCGGCGACTACTGA